The genome window CGCAATGACACGACCCGACCCTCGAACGACACCACCTCGCCGGTGTACAGCCGCAGGACGATCTCGAGCGCGTCCTCGAGCAGGTCGAAGCGGGTCGATGTAGAAGGGAACGGGATACCGAGCTCGTGGTGCTCCTTGTCGAACCATGCTGCGCCGAGCGAGAGCTCGAGGCGGCCATGGGACGCGTGGTCGATCGTCAGCCCCTGTGCGGCGAAGACCGAGGGATATCGGTACGTCACGCCCGTCACGAGCAGCCCGAGACGGATCCGCGAGGTGATCCCCGCCAGGGCCGCCAGTGTCGTCATGCCCTCGAACGTCTCTCCCGGGCCCTCGCCGTACATCGGTTGAAGGTGATCGAACCCCCACGCTCCGTCAAAGCCCAGTTCCTCGGCGAGCCGCACGCGGCCCACGAGCTCGTCCCACGGCATACGTTGTTGTGCGACATCGAGACCGAAACGCATGCCTCACCTTAGGCCAACGGCTCACTGAGTCACCAACTGTCAAGCTCCTTCCCTGTCAGACCGTCGCGATGGGCGTCACCGGGGACCCAGCCGTTCCGGGGAGTCGCAGCGGCGGGGCGGTGAGGAGAAATCGGCTTCGATTGTGCTCGCGAAGCCAGGTCGCGAGCTCGTGCAGGTACCACATCTCTCCGAGAGGGACGCCGAGCCGGAAGAGGCAGAGGTGGTGGATGGGGAGCAGCGACTGCCGGCTCTTGTCGCGCTTTACGGGCACCAGCCCTTCTACCGCGTAGTTGTCCGCCACCAGCGCCGACACCTGCGACTCCGTGATCCACTCCAGCAATGGCTCGTCCCAAGCGTCGAGGTACGAGCACATCGTGTGGATCTTCACGGGATCGGGCTCACGGTTCCAGTTGAGCACCTGTGTAGCGAAGCCGGTGTGAAGCAGGAGGATGTCCCCCGGCTCCACGACGACGTTGTCAGCCGCCATGATCTCCTCGAGCGTCGTCAGATTGACCGCGCGCCAGTCGTGACCCAGATGACGGGCCAAGTCGACGAGGACGCCTCGCCCCTGCACGCCCTGGTAAGCCATGTGCTCCAAAC of Acidimicrobiales bacterium contains these proteins:
- a CDS encoding LLM class flavin-dependent oxidoreductase; translation: MRFGLDVAQQRMPWDELVGRVRLAEELGFDGAWGFDHLQPMYGEGPGETFEGMTTLAALAGITSRIRLGLLVTGVTYRYPSVFAAQGLTIDHASHGRLELSLGAAWFDKEHHELGIPFPSTSTRFDLLEDALEIVLRLYTGEVVSFEGRVVSLRDAQLQPRPVQQPHPPIWIGGSGPRRTLPLVAKYADVWHTWGTPNSLRDTNARLDELAVEAGRDPASIMRASSLSLDDLETARKHASKWREAGYGYLVCGWPEAGRSQVEAFARDVMPDLTG
- a CDS encoding cyclase family protein encodes the protein MTKRWKQRPPGSTWGDWGEDDELGRINLLSPEKVLQGVREVEAGISFCLSLPLDYPGGTALNQRRYPPVVAPTEDLQGNPSVFYNVHMSQMAEGDARFVDVWADDVVTLSLQYSTQWDALTHVGAEFDADGDGVEEAVYYNGYRAGVDIVGPQPDARGDGGNHLSFAHHLGLEHMAYQGVQGRGVLVDLARHLGHDWRAVNLTTLEEIMAADNVVVEPGDILLLHTGFATQVLNWNREPDPVKIHTMCSYLDAWDEPLLEWITESQVSALVADNYAVEGLVPVKRDKSRQSLLPIHHLCLFRLGVPLGEMWYLHELATWLREHNRSRFLLTAPPLRLPGTAGSPVTPIATV